The Fusobacterium perfoetens sequence AATCCTGAACATTTTATCAAGAATCTTAGATTTTTACTTGCTAATAAAATTTATTATATCAATTATAGTGATTATAAAATGGAAACCATAGATGATAAAGGGAAACAAAGAGATATATATAAATTATCCTATTACCCTCATAGAATAGTGCAATGGGCAGTAGCTCTTCAAGTAGAGGATAGATTTTTAAAGAACTTAATACACGATACTTATTCCAGTATAAAAAACAAAGGTATAATTTTAGGTGTAAAAAGAATTAAAAAAGCCTTAAAAAATGAAGAAGAAACTAGATATTGCCTAAAACTTGATATGAAGAAATATTATCCCTCAATAGATAATTATATCTTATTTGATATTATAGAAACACTAATAAAAGATAGGGAATTGTTAGAATTATTAAGAATGATAATATTTAGTTACGGAATTAAAGGGCAACCTATTGGCTCATTATTATCTCAATGGTTTGGAAATTTGTATTTATCTAAATTGGACCATTACATAAAAGAGAATTTAAAAAGTAAATGGTATTTCAGATATTGTGATGATATTGTATTATTAGGAAGCTCCAAAGAAGATTTAAGAAAAAAATTAAGATGTATAGAGATAGTAGCACAAGAAAAATTAAATCTAACTATCAAAGAGAATTTTCAGATTTTTCCTGTCAGGACTAGAGGAATAGATTTTTTAGGATATCGTTTCTTTGGAGAATACACTTTATTAAGAAAAAAGATATTAAAGAAAATGAAAAAGAAATTAGTACCACTTCAAGATAAGAATATTTTAACTAATTCAGATAATAGTGCTATATGCTCATATAAAGGTTGGTTAAAGTATTGTGATAGTTATAGGCTATGGGAAAAATATTTTACACCATTAAAAGATAAATATTATATATGTGAAAAAGGTTATAAAAGGAGAGTGAACATATGTTTAAAATAGACAAAGAAAACAGAAAAATAATAATTACTGATGAAGTTTCAAGAAAAGTTATAGAAATTAGAGAGGGAGAAGCTTTAAATAGAAAGTTTTTAGAGGGAACACAAGACAAATATAAATGTATCTTAAAACTCATCGAAGTAGACATTGTAGACCCTAAGACTGGAGAAAAAACAGGAAATAAAGAAACAAAGGCATTCGCTCAAAGAGAAAATAACGAGGGTTGGTTAATGGAGTTTGTGGAAGAGGAATACAATTACGCATAAGGAGATGTAAAAATTGGAAAAAATTTTCAAGAATATTAAAGAAAATATATCTTATTTTACAAATGAAAATGATTCTTGTGAAACTATAATAAATAAAATAGTTAAAAAATTAAAAGAAAACAATGTTACTTTAGAGGTTGGAGATTATGAAATTTTAGAGTTTGGAGAAAACTTCTCGAAAGTAAATTTTAAAATCAAAATACAAAACTTAGAGAATATCAAAGAAGAAAATATAGATTTGATATTACCAAATAATTCTTTTTATGATTGTTTGGTTAAAAGTTTTAAAAGAGTTACTGAATTGTATATCATAAAAACTTTTAAAATAGAAAAATCACCTAATACTGAAAAAGAGGGTATCACAGATAAGCAAAGAAGTTTTATAGAGGATAAAATGAAATATAATTCTCAGGTAATAGAGAAAGAACTTGATAAAATGCAGGTATCATCTATAAAAGAGCTTACAAAGGCTCAAGCTTCACAAATTATTACTTTTATTCAAGGTAATAAACATAGAAGTAAAGAATTTTAAGAGGTTATATTAGCAAATTAATAACTTCGAAAAATAATTTTTAAGGAGGAATTTATGAAAAAAAGCTATTTTACAGTAGAAGAAATCAGTCGTTCGGAAATGGCGAACAAGTCAAATATAAAGAATATTCCTAATAGATTAGAACTTCATAATATTGAAACTATAACTATTCCACAAATGAATATTATTAGAGAATTTTTAGGAGTTCCTATCATTGTGAATAGTGGTTATAGGTGTAAAGAATTAAATAGAAAAGTTGGAGGAGTTTATAACAGTAAGCACCTTGAAGGACTAGCTGTCGATGGAATACCAAAAGGTTTAAATCTTAGAGAATGTTGGAATAAACTAAGAGATAGTAAATACGCAAGTCTTTTAGACCAGTGTATTCTTTATGAAAAAAGGGGATTTATACATTTTGGATTTACAGTAGGAATACCAAGACAACAATTTTTTGAAAAATAAGGGGGAGTGATAAATGGGGGTAGTGTTATTATTTTTAAAAAAATTTGTAGTTAAATATTTTACATCATTAGCACTTGAAAAAATAGTTATAATATTTCTTAGAGAGCTAGTAAAAAGAACAGATAGTAAAGTTGATGATGAATTGTTTGAAGCAGTATTCAATCAAACTAAAGTAGGCGAGGAGCAATGAGGGTACTGCTTGAAAAAATGAAAAATATTAGTGAATCTGTTATAGCTATTGTGACAGCTACAAGTGTTATTATAGGAGTTCTATTAGCAATATACAATGGAATATATAGATTAAATCAGACTGTGACTTCAGTTGTAAAGGCTATACCTTTACTAGAAGAACATAATAGATTTTTAGAAATTACAGTTGACTATGACATATATCTTGCAGAAAGTCAACTAAATGAAAAAGGTGGAATAGATATGTTGCTGATGAGAAAATTAGTTCAGTATGAATCGGAACTAGCTTTAACATCTGAACAACTGAATAATATAAAATACTTAAAAAGTAAAAGTAAATATTATCAATAAAAAAATAGAACAGAGAAACAATATAAGAGGGAGAAATCCCTCTTACTTTTTTATTGACGTCTACTTTAGAGAAATGTTATAATAGAATAAAGTTGCCAGTTTCATTCTTAGAGCATAATATTTCTCTAGGAATTACCAATAGTCTAAGTAATTTAGATTATTGGTTTTTTATATTATTAAATATCATTTTAAATTATAAAATAAAAAGTGGTTGTCAATTATTAGTTGATAACCACCTTTTTTAATGCTATAATAAATTATAGATTTTTAGCTAGAAGATAAAAAGTACCCTAAAATTTAGCTCGTATCTAGGCACCACTTTTAAGAATTAATCTCCTAGTTTTAGGAGATTTTTTTTATTATTAAAATATTTTTTATAATAAAAAAGGAATTACTAAATTTTATCTCTTTGGTAATTCCTCTTTATTTTAATTATTTCTTTGAAAACATTGGAACTATTTCTTCTTCTTCATCATAAGCGTCAAACTCTTTTTTTAGTTCAACATTTTCATACTCTAAGAAATACTTTCCAGTTTTTGGTATAGTACAAATTGTATTCTCTCCAAGATATAATATTTGTCCCTCTTGAATGAATAAAGCTCCGTTCAAGAAATCAAGTATTCTTCTTTTTACGCTATCATTTACATCTGATAGGTTTATATGAACATATTTTTGAGCTTTGATATACTCAATGTATTTCAAACACTCTTCAAATCTTTTTGGTTTAAAAAAGGCTATATCATAATTCATATTGTATCACTCCCTATATTTTTTCTTTTATGATTTTTATTATCTCTTCTTCTGTTAATGTAGTCGTAAATCCAGCAGCCTTTCTATGACCTCCACCATCAAAAGATTTCGCTACTTCGTTTACGTCTATATCTCTTTTACTTCTTAGACTTCCTTTTATTTTTCCATTTCCCTCTTCTTTTAGGAAAACTGCTACTTCACAATCTTTATATTCAAGTAATTTTTCAACTATTCCCTCCGTTTCATCTTTTTGAATATTATTTTTTGTCATAAAATCCTTTGTAAGTAAAAATGAAACTAATTTTTTCTCGTTATCTATTTTCATTTCTGACAGAGCAATTCCTAAAGTTCTTATAAATCCTAAAGTTCTACTTCTATAAATTTCGTTTATTATATTATCTCTATCAATTCCTAGAGCTAGCAACTCTCCAGCAATTCTGAAAGTATCCATTGATGTAGAATCATATTGAAAGTTTCCAGAATCTGTAACTATTCCTGTATATAGGCTTTCTCCTGCTAAAGTATCTATTTCAATTCCTAAATCTTTTATAACTCCATAGACAACTTCACTAGCTGAGGAGATATTTTTTACAATGTTTAAATCTCCGTAATTATCATTACTTATATGATGGTCTATATTCACCAAGAAAGCATCTTTTCTTAAATCTGCCACCTTTCCTATTCTTTTAAATACAGCTGAGTCAACAACTATAAAAAGGTCTGCTTTTGGCTCGTCTTTTAGTTCATCAAATTTTTCTATTTTTTCAGTTCCTTTTAAAAAAGAATAATTATAAGGAACTTTATCTTCTAATATAAATCTTATACTTTTATCTGGATATTTTTTTGTTAAAGCCAGATAAAGCCCTAATCCACTTCCTATAGCATCTCCGTCAGGATTAATATGAGAAGAGATTATTATATTTTTACTTTCCTCTATTTTCTGTAAAAGCATATTTTGCCCCTTTCTTTTGGCTAAGTTTTTCTTATATTGTATTATACATTATTTGGGACTAAATTCAAAATATTTTTTTATTTCTTAAAAACTCCCTTTAACTTTTGATAGCTGTCTTCTGGGTTATGTCCCAATTTTTTCGCCATCAAGTTCATAACAACTATTTCTACCATTGCCGCAGCATTTCTTCCAGATGACATATATAGCTCAGCCTTATAAACCTCTTTATCCAATATTTTATCTGTTCCAGTAGAATAGTTTACCCTTGTCAAATAATCATCAGTTTCTTGCTCTTTAATCTCGATTATAGCCTCTACATTCTTGCTTAAAACAACAGAACTCATTCCGTATAAAGTTTTTATATCAATTATTCCAAGACCTCTTATCTCCATAAAGAATGGTAATTTTGACGCAGTTCCTATAACTTCTCCATCTGTACTTTTTCTAAATTTTACCAAGTCATCAGCTACAAGTCTGTGACCTCTATGGATAAGCTCAAGAGCTGTTTCACTTTTTCCAATTCCACTTCTTCCAGTTAAAAGGACACCAAGTCCATACATCTCTAAAAATACTCCGTGGACTGTAAGAGTTTCCGCAAATTGTTGCTCTAAATATGAGTTAAGACTAGCAATTACTCTTGATGGAGTTTTTTCTGATGATCTTAACACAATTTTTTTATTCTCTTTTACCAATGTCTTAAAATCTTCAGGAAGTTTCAAATCTCCACACAGTATTATGCTTGGAAAATTGTACGAAAAGAATTTCTCCAAATTTTCCTTTCTCTTATTAGGAGGTAGTTGCTCTAAATATTCAAGCTCTATGTTAGTTATAAGTTGTAAACCTTTATTTTCATAAGTTTCTTCTTCCAAATTAAAATATCCAGAAAGAGCCATTGCAGGTCTTGTTATACTAGTAGATGTTATATAGTTTTCTTTTAGATAATCTTTTCCATATAATATCTCTAGTCCATTATTAACTCTTACGAATTCTTCCATAGAAAGTTTTTTTTCGTCCATATCTTCCCCTCTTTTTTTTCTCGCTCTTTTTTCCATAATAATTCTTTGAGATTCTTCCATAAAATATTTTGCTGAGTTTACTCCAAGAAGTTTTAATCTCGAGTCAATAGCAGCTGTCTCTATTACTACTGCCAAGTTTCTTCCCTTTCTTGCTGGAAGAGTGATTTTCTTTATAGGATAATCAAGTATCTCCTCATAAACTTCATCAAGTCCAAGTCTATCATAAAACTTTTTATCTTGCCATGGCTCTAACTCCACAATAAGCTCTATTTTCTTACTCATCTCGTTAGATATTATCCCAAAATTCAAAGTAAGATTTATATCCTCTTGATCTTCTCCCATAAGCAAGAAAAAATCTTTCTCTGGGTGTGTAAGAACTCTTGTATTATATCCAATAAGTCCTCTGTCTGTTTCTTTTACCAAGATATTAGTATCAGAGATAAATTTATGTCCTCTTTCAATAAGCTCTATTGTAGCTCCCATTTTAATATCTCTTTCACCTTTTAGGATAACTCCCATTCCGTACACATCAAGAAGAATAACATCATTTATTATAGTCTCTCTTCCTAGCATATTTCTCAAATAATCATTTAAATCTCTTATAAATTCAGTGGTTCTATGTTTTGTTCTAAGCACCACCTTATTATAAATCTTAGCTCTTTCTAAGATTGTTTCCACATCTTTAACTTTAGAGCTAAGTACCAAAGCTGGAAATTTATGAGAAAAATATTGGTCTAGTATAGCGTCTCTTTTTTCCTCACTAAGTCTTGAAAGATATTCACTTTCTTTATGTCCCATTACGTGAATAGATCTTTGAAGTTCCTCTTTATCCATAAAAAATCCAGTAAATTCATAACCAGCTCTATGGATATCATTTGCCATTATATTTTGTTCAAAATCTCCGTCAACTAATATTTCTAATTTAAAATGTTTTACTATATCTCTAAGAGTTACTGTTTTTTCTTGACCTATCACTTATTGCCTCCTAGTTATTTTTCGTCGATTTTTATCTCTTTGATTATTTTATTTTCATCTAAAAAAGCCATTCTCAAAGTGTTGGTATTTTTATTCTCCTTAACGATTATATTTTTTATTTGGTGTAAATACCCTGCCTCTTTATAGCATAAGAAACATACTATTACCCCTATCACTGTATTAGTTATAAATAACAATATCTTTTTTAAAATCTTCATCTTTTAAACTTCCTTTTTAAATTTTTCACAAGTATAAAATGAACCACATACAACTATTACTTTTCTACCAAAAGATTTAGCTATTTCATAAGATTTTTTCATATCCTCACAAACCTCATAAATACTTGATTTATCAGAATGTTCATAGATACTTGCTCCCTCTAAACCTCTTGGATTTTCACTTAGAGAAGTAAGGATTATCTTATCACTCATATCTTCACAAATTTCAAGCATCTCATCTATCTTTTTATCTTTTAATATAGATACAATAAGTACCACTTCATCTTTTTTATAACCTTGTTTTATTATTTTTCTAAGGTTGCTCATTCCATCTATGTTGTGAGCTCCCTCTAAAACTGTCAACGGTTCATTTTTATAAATTTCAAATCTACATTGCCATTTAATTTCTTTTACCGCGTCCATTATCACTTCATCAGATATTCCCAATCTTTTTAAAGCCTCATAAGCACATAGGAAATTTTTTACTTGATAATCTCCAAAAAGAGAAAGTTTATATTTTTTATCATCTATCTCTATATTAGTTACAAAGTTTTTAAAATCTAATTTATAATCTATATTTTTATATTTTTCCAAAACATTAGTATAATCTTTTTTCTTTTCAACTATCGCTTTTAAAAATTCTGGATTGCTATCTCCTACTATTACATAGCTTTTATCTTTTATTATTCCCGCTTTTTCTCTAGCTATTTCATAAATAGTTTTTCCTAGATATTCAGTATGATCTATTGATACATTAGTAATGATAGCTATATCAGAATCTACAACGTTAGTAGCATCAAATCTTCCGCCCATTCCAACTTCCAACACAACATACTCTACCTCTCTCATTGAGAAATATAAAAACATCATAGCTGTTGTTACTTCAAAGAAAGTAGGTGTTATTTCTAACTCTTTTATTTTTTCTCTTACAATTCCATATACTTTTGTTATATCTTCATCAGATATATCTTGACCATTCACTCTTATTCTTTCATTAAACTTTAAAATGTGAGGAGAAGTATATTTTCCTACTTTATATCCTTGTTTTAAAAGTACAGTTTCCACTATTGTGGCTGTTGACCCTTTTCCATTAGTCCCTGTAATATGGACTATTTTATAATTTTTTTCAGGATTTCCCAAAGAATCACATATTTTCTGAATATTTTCTAGCCCCAATTTAATTCCGTGTAAGGAATAAGAATATAATTCGTTTAAAAGTTCGTTCATTTCCATTTTATCACATTCTTTCTTAATAAATTTATCTATAAGAGAATTATAACATATTTTTTATGATTATAGAATTTTAATTTTATATAGAATAATAATTTTTTTTAAGGTATAATATAGTAAGTTAATTTAGCCATTAAGGAGGATTATTTTATGGAAAAAAATTTTGTTCATTTACATCTACATACTGAATATAGTCTTCTTGATGGAGTTGGAAAAATAGAAGAGTATATTGAAAAAGCTAAAAGTTTAAAAATGAAAGCTTTAGCTATTACTGACCACGGAAATATGTTTGGAGCTATTGAAATGTATCAAAAAGCTCTTGCTAGTGGTATCAAACCAATTATCGGAATGGAAGCTTATGTTTCGGAGTTTGGGGCAGAGTCAAAAGAGGGAAGAATTTTCCATTTGGTTTTACTAGCTCAAAACAATACTGGTTATAAAAATCTTATAAAAATCTCATCTTTTGCTTATACACAAGGTTTTTATTACAAACCAAGAGTTGATAAAGAATTTCTTAAAAATCACAGTGAGGGGATTATCGCCCTTTCAGCTTGTATGCAGGGAGAAATTTCGAGAAGAGTTTTAGATAGAGAAAGTGACGAAAATATAGAAAAATCTATAAATGAGTATATAGCTATTTTTGGAAAAGATAATTTTTATATAGAAGTTCAAGGAAATGGAATAAAAGAACAAAAAGAATTAAATAAAAAGTTAAAAACTTTGGCAGAAACTTTTGATTTAAAGCTTGTAGCTACAAATGATACTCACTATGTGAATAAAGGAGATGACACTTTACAAGATATTCTTCTTTGTATTCAGACTGGTGCTAAAGTTTCTGAAGAAAAAAGAATGAGGATTGAAACTGATGAGTTATATTTTAAATCTCGTGAGGAGATAATCCAATCACTCGGAGAAGAATATATCGAGGGAGTTAATAACACTGAAGAGATTGCTAGCCGTTGCAATGTTTCTATTGAGTTTGGAAAGTTTAAATTTCCTTATTATGAAATTCCAGAAAATTTTTCATCTACAAGCGATTTTCTAAAACACCTTGTCTATAAAGGTTTAGAAGAAAGATATCCTTTTGGTATATCAAATGAAATTTTAGAAAGAGCCGAGTACGAACTTTCTATCATCAATAGAATGGGGTATGCTGAATATTTCGTCGTTGTTTGGGACTTTATAAATTTTGCTAAAAATAATAATATTCCAATAGGACCGGGAAGAGGTTCTGCTGCTGGAAGTTTGATTGCTTATGCTCTTAAGATAACAGAGCTTGACCCTTTAAAATATAATCTGATTTTTGAGAGATTTTTAAACCCTGAAAGAGTTTCAATGCCAGATATTGATATTGATATTTGCCAAGAAAGACGTCAAGAGCTTATTGACTATGTAACAAATAAATATGGAATTGATAAAGTTGCTCAGATTATAACTTTTGGAACTTTAAAAGCTCGGGCTGCTATAAGAGATGTTGGACGTGTCCTTGATGTTCCTATCTCAAAGGTTGATAAAGTTGCAAAACTTATTCCTTTTAACTACTCAATAAAAGATTCCCTTGAGGAGATAAAAGAGTTTCGTGATATTTATCAAACTGATTCTCAGATAAAAAAAATTGTTGATTATTCAAAAAAATTAGAAAATAAAGTAAGACACTCATCTATCCACGCTGCTGGTATCGTTATCACAAAGGATTCTTTAGACGAAACTGTCCCAGTCTTCAAGGATAAAGATTCTACAGTTGCCACACAATATCAGATGAAAGAGTTAGAAGACCTTGGACTTTTAAAAATGGACTTTCTTGGTCTTAGAAATCTTACAAACCTACAAAGAACCATTGATTATATAAAAGAAAACTTAAAAGAGGATATAAATCTTTCAGATATTCCTCTTGATATAAAAGAAGTTTATCAAATGCTTTCTGAGGGAGATACTCTTGGAGTTTTCCAACTTGAATCTTTAGGAATTAGAAAACTTTTAAGAAGATTAAAACCGGATAAATTTGAAGATATTATCGCCTTACTTGCTCTTTATCGTCCCGGTCCTTTAGGTTCTGGAATGGTTGATGATTTCATAAACTGTAAAAATGGTATCTCTCAAATAAAATATCCTGATGATTCCTTAGAAGACATTTTAAAAGGTACATACGGAGTTATACTTTATCAAGAGCAGGTAATGAGTATTGCCAATAGAATGGCTGATTACTCTTTGGGAGAAGCTGACCTTTTAAGAAGAGCTATGGGTAAGAAAAAATTTAGCATAATGAATGAAAACAGAGAAAAATTTATCTCTCGTTCTATGGCTAAAGGTTATTCTGAAGAAATTGCTAGTGAAATATTTGATTTGATTTACAAATTTGCTGGTTATGGATTTAATAAATCCCATTCGGCAGCTTATGCTTTAGTTGCCTATTGGACAGCTTATTTCAAATATAAATATCCAAAATTTTATTATGCTGCCCTCATGACATCTGAGATGAAAAATATTGATGATATTGCAGTGTATCTACAAGATGCCAAAAGACACAATACTATCATCGAACTTCCAGATGTAAATAAGCCTGCATCAAAGTTTATTGTAAAAGATGGAAAGATTCTTTTTGCTCTATCTGCTATCAAAAATGTAGGAGAAAAAGTAGCTGAAAGTATAAAAAAGGAGTGGGAAGAAAATGGAGATTACAAATCCTTTGAAGATTTTGTTATAAGAACTAAGATTTACGGAGTAAATAAAAAAACTTTAGAGGCTCTTATATTTGCTGGAGCTTTAGACTCAGTTCCCGGTAACAGAAATGAAAAACTTTCATCACTTGGAAAACTTATTGACTATGCTACTAAGGTTTCAAAAGAGGACGAGATTCAACAAATGAACCTTTTTGGAGATGCAAAATCCACTATTAACTCTTTTACTTTAGCAAATGCTCCTGATTTTTCATTGGAAGAAAAGTTAGAAAAAGAAAAAGAGGTTCTTGGATTTTATTTCAGTGGACACCCTCTTGATAAATATATAAATCTTATAAACTCCTTTGAATATACTCCAACAAATCTTGTAAAAAATGAGCAAGAAGGAAAAGATATTCAACTATTTGGTATTTTAAGAAATATAAAAAAAATAGTTACAAAAAATTCTGGAGAGATTATGTGTGTATTTGAGATAGAGGACTTTACAGGAATTGTTTCTTGTATCGCTTTTCCTAGAACTTTCACAAATTTCCAAAATGAGTTTTTAGAGGGAAACAAAGTATATATCCAAGGTAGTATCCAAGTAGATTATTTCAATGGAAACGAGAATAAAAAAGTCATTGTAAGAACTATTTCAAGTATAGAAACTGTCCTGAAAAGACGCTCTTTGACTACTTACATACTTTTGCAAGAAAAAGACAAAGATAAATTTTCAAGTCTTTTAAATATTTTAAAAAAACATTTAGGAGAATCTCCAGTTTATTTCGCTCTTAAAACAGAAACTAGAAAAGAAGTGAAGTTATCCAAATATAAAATTACACCTGATATTTATTTTATTGATAAAATTACAAAATTATTAGGTGAAAATTGCTTAAAGTTTAAATAAAAAGCTGATTTTTTGTTGATAGTTAATTTTATTTGTGATAAAATAAATACATATCTTAACTACTTATTAATATTGAAAAAATTTTGGGAGGAACTGTGGAAGATAAGCTAATAATCGATAGATTAATTGATATCCTAACTAAAAATGAGCTTTCTGAAATAAAATTTCAGGACAAAGATTTTAAAATAAACATAAAAAAAGATATCACAATAAAAGAAGAGGCTCCTGTGATTGAGCCTGTTGAAGAGGTTTCTTCTGAGGAAGAGGATACAATATATATAAAATCAGCTAATATTGGTAAATTCTTCTTCTATGATAAAACTGGTGTTCCTTTGATAGCTGTTGGACAAACAATCAAAGTTGGACAAACAATCGGATATATTTCCACTGTTGGTATAAAAACTTCTATAAAATCAGAAGTAGCTGGAACAGTTGAGCAAATACTTCTTAAAAATGGAGAGGTTACTGACTATGGAAAAAATTTAATAAAACTTAAAAAAATAGTTGATTAGTTTATAGTTTGGAGGAAATAAATTGAAAAAATTACTTATTGCTAATAGAGGGGAGATTGCAGTGAGAATTATAAGAGCTGCCAAAGAGCTTGGAATAAAAACTGTAGCTGTTTATTCTGAGGCAGACAAAGATAGTCTTCACGTAAAAATGGCTGACGAAGCTGTTTGTATAGGACCTGCTGCTGCTATTGATTCTTACTTAAAAATTCCTAATATTATAGCTGCTGCTGAGATAACTGGTGCTGATGCTATTCACCCGGGATATGGATTTTTAGCTGAAAATTACAGATTTGCAAAGATATGTAGAATTCACAATCTTATCTATGTTGGCCCAAACCACGAATGTATAAAACAGATGGGGGACAAAGCTACTGCTAGACAAAAAGCTATTGAAAATGATGTACCTGTAACTAATGGTACTGGAATAATAATAAATATAGAAGATGCTAAAAAAGAGATAGCTGAAAGAATTGGTTACCCTGTAATGATAAAAGCCACTGCTGGTGGTG is a genomic window containing:
- a CDS encoding RNA-directed DNA polymerase, which codes for MKRVGNVWDKIISYENLMNAHLRASKGKGHYKEVIRVNENPEHFIKNLRFLLANKIYYINYSDYKMETIDDKGKQRDIYKLSYYPHRIVQWAVALQVEDRFLKNLIHDTYSSIKNKGIILGVKRIKKALKNEEETRYCLKLDMKKYYPSIDNYILFDIIETLIKDRELLELLRMIIFSYGIKGQPIGSLLSQWFGNLYLSKLDHYIKENLKSKWYFRYCDDIVLLGSSKEDLRKKLRCIEIVAQEKLNLTIKENFQIFPVRTRGIDFLGYRFFGEYTLLRKKILKKMKKKLVPLQDKNILTNSDNSAICSYKGWLKYCDSYRLWEKYFTPLKDKYYICEKGYKRRVNICLK
- a CDS encoding D-Ala-D-Ala carboxypeptidase family metallohydrolase, which produces MKKSYFTVEEISRSEMANKSNIKNIPNRLELHNIETITIPQMNIIREFLGVPIIVNSGYRCKELNRKVGGVYNSKHLEGLAVDGIPKGLNLRECWNKLRDSKYASLLDQCILYEKRGFIHFGFTVGIPRQQFFEK
- a CDS encoding cell division protein SepF, whose translation is MNYDIAFFKPKRFEECLKYIEYIKAQKYVHINLSDVNDSVKRRILDFLNGALFIQEGQILYLGENTICTIPKTGKYFLEYENVELKKEFDAYDEEEEIVPMFSKK
- a CDS encoding DHH family phosphoesterase; the encoded protein is MLLQKIEESKNIIISSHINPDGDAIGSGLGLYLALTKKYPDKSIRFILEDKVPYNYSFLKGTEKIEKFDELKDEPKADLFIVVDSAVFKRIGKVADLRKDAFLVNIDHHISNDNYGDLNIVKNISSASEVVYGVIKDLGIEIDTLAGESLYTGIVTDSGNFQYDSTSMDTFRIAGELLALGIDRDNIINEIYRSRTLGFIRTLGIALSEMKIDNEKKLVSFLLTKDFMTKNNIQKDETEGIVEKLLEYKDCEVAVFLKEEGNGKIKGSLRSKRDIDVNEVAKSFDGGGHRKAAGFTTTLTEEEIIKIIKEKI
- the hprK gene encoding HPr(Ser) kinase/phosphatase, producing MIGQEKTVTLRDIVKHFKLEILVDGDFEQNIMANDIHRAGYEFTGFFMDKEELQRSIHVMGHKESEYLSRLSEEKRDAILDQYFSHKFPALVLSSKVKDVETILERAKIYNKVVLRTKHRTTEFIRDLNDYLRNMLGRETIINDVILLDVYGMGVILKGERDIKMGATIELIERGHKFISDTNILVKETDRGLIGYNTRVLTHPEKDFFLLMGEDQEDINLTLNFGIISNEMSKKIELIVELEPWQDKKFYDRLGLDEVYEEILDYPIKKITLPARKGRNLAVVIETAAIDSRLKLLGVNSAKYFMEESQRIIMEKRARKKRGEDMDEKKLSMEEFVRVNNGLEILYGKDYLKENYITSTSITRPAMALSGYFNLEEETYENKGLQLITNIELEYLEQLPPNKRKENLEKFFSYNFPSIILCGDLKLPEDFKTLVKENKKIVLRSSEKTPSRVIASLNSYLEQQFAETLTVHGVFLEMYGLGVLLTGRSGIGKSETALELIHRGHRLVADDLVKFRKSTDGEVIGTASKLPFFMEIRGLGIIDIKTLYGMSSVVLSKNVEAIIEIKEQETDDYLTRVNYSTGTDKILDKEVYKAELYMSSGRNAAAMVEIVVMNLMAKKLGHNPEDSYQKLKGVFKK
- a CDS encoding bifunctional folylpolyglutamate synthase/dihydrofolate synthase, with translation MEMNELLNELYSYSLHGIKLGLENIQKICDSLGNPEKNYKIVHITGTNGKGSTATIVETVLLKQGYKVGKYTSPHILKFNERIRVNGQDISDEDITKVYGIVREKIKELEITPTFFEVTTAMMFLYFSMREVEYVVLEVGMGGRFDATNVVDSDIAIITNVSIDHTEYLGKTIYEIAREKAGIIKDKSYVIVGDSNPEFLKAIVEKKKDYTNVLEKYKNIDYKLDFKNFVTNIEIDDKKYKLSLFGDYQVKNFLCAYEALKRLGISDEVIMDAVKEIKWQCRFEIYKNEPLTVLEGAHNIDGMSNLRKIIKQGYKKDEVVLIVSILKDKKIDEMLEICEDMSDKIILTSLSENPRGLEGASIYEHSDKSSIYEVCEDMKKSYEIAKSFGRKVIVVCGSFYTCEKFKKEV
- a CDS encoding DNA polymerase III subunit alpha, whose translation is MEKNFVHLHLHTEYSLLDGVGKIEEYIEKAKSLKMKALAITDHGNMFGAIEMYQKALASGIKPIIGMEAYVSEFGAESKEGRIFHLVLLAQNNTGYKNLIKISSFAYTQGFYYKPRVDKEFLKNHSEGIIALSACMQGEISRRVLDRESDENIEKSINEYIAIFGKDNFYIEVQGNGIKEQKELNKKLKTLAETFDLKLVATNDTHYVNKGDDTLQDILLCIQTGAKVSEEKRMRIETDELYFKSREEIIQSLGEEYIEGVNNTEEIASRCNVSIEFGKFKFPYYEIPENFSSTSDFLKHLVYKGLEERYPFGISNEILERAEYELSIINRMGYAEYFVVVWDFINFAKNNNIPIGPGRGSAAGSLIAYALKITELDPLKYNLIFERFLNPERVSMPDIDIDICQERRQELIDYVTNKYGIDKVAQIITFGTLKARAAIRDVGRVLDVPISKVDKVAKLIPFNYSIKDSLEEIKEFRDIYQTDSQIKKIVDYSKKLENKVRHSSIHAAGIVITKDSLDETVPVFKDKDSTVATQYQMKELEDLGLLKMDFLGLRNLTNLQRTIDYIKENLKEDINLSDIPLDIKEVYQMLSEGDTLGVFQLESLGIRKLLRRLKPDKFEDIIALLALYRPGPLGSGMVDDFINCKNGISQIKYPDDSLEDILKGTYGVILYQEQVMSIANRMADYSLGEADLLRRAMGKKKFSIMNENREKFISRSMAKGYSEEIASEIFDLIYKFAGYGFNKSHSAAYALVAYWTAYFKYKYPKFYYAALMTSEMKNIDDIAVYLQDAKRHNTIIELPDVNKPASKFIVKDGKILFALSAIKNVGEKVAESIKKEWEENGDYKSFEDFVIRTKIYGVNKKTLEALIFAGALDSVPGNRNEKLSSLGKLIDYATKVSKEDEIQQMNLFGDAKSTINSFTLANAPDFSLEEKLEKEKEVLGFYFSGHPLDKYINLINSFEYTPTNLVKNEQEGKDIQLFGILRNIKKIVTKNSGEIMCVFEIEDFTGIVSCIAFPRTFTNFQNEFLEGNKVYIQGSIQVDYFNGNENKKVIVRTISSIETVLKRRSLTTYILLQEKDKDKFSSLLNILKKHLGESPVYFALKTETRKEVKLSKYKITPDIYFIDKITKLLGENCLKFK